From Salvelinus namaycush isolate Seneca chromosome 24, SaNama_1.0, whole genome shotgun sequence, one genomic window encodes:
- the LOC120019566 gene encoding cannabinoid receptor type 1A produces MKSVLDGVADTTFRTITSGLQYLGSNDASYDDTTINADFTKGGLSVQKPLSAFLSNSFPDKVPGDEELILKGIPFFSTNATDLFGNRSGFGEEGTGIQCGENFMDMECFMILTPSQQLAVAVMSLTLGTFTVLENLIVLCVILQSRTLRCRPSYHFIGSLAVADLLGSVIFVYSFLDFHVFHRKDSPNVFLFKLGGVTASFTASVGSLFLTAIDRYISIHRPLAYRRIVTRTKAVIAFCVMWTISIVFAVLPLLGWNCKQLNSVCSDIFPLIDEKYLMFWIGVTSVLVFFIIYAYMYILWKAHHHAVRMLSRTSQKSLVVYSADGTKSQTMRPEQTRMDIRLAKTLVLILVVLVICWGPVLAIMVYDLFWKMDDDIKTVFAFASMLCLLNSTVNPIIYALRSKDMRHAFLNSCQACRGSAQQLDNSLESDCQNRHIAANRAAESCVKTTVKIAKVTMSVSTETSAEAV; encoded by the coding sequence ATGAAGTCTGTGCTAGATGGTGTGGCTGACACCACCTTCCGGACTATAACATCTGGACTGCAGTACCTGGGCTCCAATGATGCCAGCTATGATGACACCACCATCAACGCTGACTTCACTAAGGGTGGATTGTCCGTCCAGAAGCCTCTCTCTGCTTTCCTCAGTAACTCTTTCCCAGACAAAGTGCCTGGAGATGAGGAACTCATCCTCAAAGGTATTCCATTCTTCTCTACCAATGCCACAGACCTGTTTGGCAACCGGAGTGGTTTTGGAGAGGAGGGAACCGGAATCCAGTGTGGGGAGAACTTCATGGACATGGAATGCTTCATGATCCTTACCCCTAGCCAGCAGCTGGCTGTGGCGGTGATGTCACTCACCCTGGGCACCTTCACGGTGTTGGAGAACCTTATCGTGCTGTGTGTGATACTCCAATCCCGCACCCTGCGCTGCCGCCCCTCCTACCACTTCATAGGCAGCCTGGCTGTAGCCGACCTGCTGGGCAGCGTCATCTTCGTCTACAGCTTTCTGGACTTCCATGTGTTCCACAGAAAGGACAGCCCCAATGTGTTCCTCTTCAAGCTGGGTGGAGTCACCGCCTCATTCACAGCCTCTGTGGGAAGCTTGTTTCTCACTGCTATAGATCGCTACATCTCCATCCACAGGCCCCTGGCCTACAGGCGCATCGTCACGCGGACCAAGGCTGTCATCGCCTTCTGCGTGATGTGGACTATCTCCATTGTCTTCGcagtgctccctctgctgggcTGGAACTGCAAGCAGCTCAACTCGGTCTGCTCAGACATCTTTCCGCTTATCGACGAGAAGTACCTGATGTTCTGGATCGGGGTGACTAGTGTGCTCGTCTTCTTCATCATCTACGCCTACATGTACATCCTGTGGAAGGCCCATCACCACGCCGTGCGCATGCTGAGCCGCACCTCCCAGAAGAGCCTGGTGGTGTACTCGGCGGATGGGACTAAGTCGCAGACCATGCGCCCTGAGCAGACGCGCATGGACATCCGCCTGGCCAAGACACTGGTCCTCATCCTGGTGGTGCTGGTCATCTGCTGGGGCCCTGTGCTGGCCATCATGGTCTACGACCTGTTTTGGAAGATGGATGACGATATTAAGACAGTGTTTGCTTTCGCCAGCATGCTCTGTCTGCTCAACTCAACCGTCAATCCAATAATTTACGCCCTGAGGAGCAAGGACATGCGACACGCCTTCCTAAACTCATGCCAGGCGTGCCGGGGCAGTGCCCAGCAGCTGGACAATAGCCTGGAGTCTGACTGCCAGAACAGGCACATTGCTGCCAACAGGGCTGCAGAGAGCTGTGTGAAGACCACTGTGAAAATAGCCAAAgtgaccatgtctgtctccacTGAGACATCTGCAGAAGCTGTCTAG
- the akirin2 gene encoding akirin-2, with the protein MACGATLKRTMDFDPLMNQASPKRRRCTPMSQAASTSSPQKYLRMEPSPFGEVSSRLTTEQILHNIKQEYKRMQKRRHLENSFQQTEGCCPLESQPHSSILNGSSLPGTSSGAVSPSRKEQPLFTLRQVGMICERLLKEREEKIREEYDEILTTKLAEQYDAFVKFTHDQLMRRFGEQPASYVS; encoded by the exons ATGGCTTGTGGGGCTACTTTGAAAAGGACTATGGATTTCGATCCATTGATGAACCAGGCGTCCCCCAAAAGGAGGAGGTGCACCCCAATGTCTCAAGCCGCCTCGACCTCATCACCCCAGAAATATCTGCGTATGGAGCCCTCACCATTTGGAGAAGTGTCGTCCAGACTCACAACGG AGCAAATCCTGCACAATATCAAGCAAGAGTACAAGCGTATGCAGAAGCGAAGGCACCTGGAGAACAGCTTTCAGCAGACCGAGGGCTGTTGTCCCCTGGAGTCACAACCCCATAGCTCCATCCTTAATGGATCCAGTCTGCCAG GAACATCTTCTGGTGCCGTCTCCCCATCTAGAAAAGAGCAACCTCTATTTACCTTGAGACAGGTTGGGATGATCTGTGAACGACTACTTAAAGAACGAGAGGAGAAGATAAGGGAAGAATATGACGAAATATTGACAACAAAACTAGCAG AGCAATATGATGCTTTCGTTAAGTTCACTCACGATCAGCTAATGCGGCGATTTGGAGAGCAACCTGCTAGCT atGTTTCCTGA